Proteins from a genomic interval of Desulfofustis limnaeus:
- a CDS encoding MFS transporter gives MYRSTTANIYYLYLIKLSKWLMLIMPIVALFFAENGLDPFAIYLLQGVYSLSLALFEIPSGYLADVIGRRASLIIGSLLGTLGFVVLSFSHSLPGFLLAEIILGLGGSFISGSDSALLYDSLAAEQKQHYYLRYEGRITALGNLAETVAAIGGGLLAAWLDYRSVYMAQTVIAALAIPAALLTIEPPREKTVLHISLRQIIQISRQALMEDRRLSSVIIFSAVTGIATLSMAWTAQIYFLEAGFSEREITPLWVALNLVVAIVSAIAAPIVTLLGRKRALLLTAVGLPLGYLLLGLLPLAGGLVALFCFYAIRGYATPMLRDLLNRNCASAVRATVLSIRSLLIRFGFALIGPAIGFGAGHLSLAAALSLFGLLLGVGSAAALHLLLRHHPER, from the coding sequence ATGTATCGCTCAACAACCGCCAACATCTATTACCTCTACCTGATCAAGCTCTCCAAGTGGCTGATGCTGATCATGCCCATCGTGGCCTTGTTTTTTGCCGAGAACGGTCTCGATCCATTCGCCATTTATCTGCTGCAGGGCGTCTATTCGCTCAGTCTGGCCCTGTTCGAGATCCCCTCCGGTTACCTGGCCGACGTCATCGGACGGCGCGCCTCCCTGATCATCGGCAGCCTGCTCGGAACGCTGGGTTTCGTCGTGCTCTCCTTCTCCCACTCGCTGCCCGGCTTCCTCCTCGCCGAGATTATCCTCGGCCTCGGCGGCAGCTTCATCTCCGGGTCCGACTCGGCTCTGCTCTACGACAGCCTGGCAGCCGAGCAGAAGCAGCACTACTACCTGCGTTACGAGGGGAGAATCACGGCGCTCGGCAACCTGGCCGAAACCGTGGCCGCCATCGGCGGCGGTCTGCTCGCCGCCTGGCTCGATTACCGTTCGGTCTATATGGCCCAAACCGTCATCGCCGCCCTGGCCATTCCCGCCGCCTTGCTGACTATCGAGCCGCCCCGAGAAAAAACGGTGCTGCATATTTCCCTCCGGCAAATCATACAGATCAGCCGCCAGGCACTGATGGAGGATCGCCGCCTCAGCTCGGTCATTATCTTTTCCGCGGTGACCGGTATCGCCACGCTGAGCATGGCCTGGACCGCCCAGATCTATTTCCTCGAAGCGGGCTTCAGCGAACGGGAGATAACCCCCCTGTGGGTGGCTCTCAACCTGGTGGTGGCCATCGTCTCCGCCATCGCCGCGCCGATCGTCACCCTGCTTGGGAGGAAGAGGGCCCTGCTGCTGACAGCGGTCGGGCTGCCGCTCGGCTATCTGCTGCTCGGACTGCTGCCCCTTGCCGGCGGGTTGGTGGCGTTGTTCTGTTTCTACGCCATTCGCGGGTACGCAACACCGATGTTGCGCGACCTGCTCAACCGGAACTGTGCCTCTGCCGTGCGGGCCACCGTTTTGTCGATCCGCAGCCTGCTGATACGTTTCGGCTTCGCCCTGATCGGCCCAGCCATCGGCTTCG